A window of the Odocoileus virginianus isolate 20LAN1187 ecotype Illinois chromosome 20, Ovbor_1.2, whole genome shotgun sequence genome harbors these coding sequences:
- the C20H16orf95 gene encoding uncharacterized protein C16orf95 homolog isoform X1, with translation MSLLFTEFHNSIGRQAPTGCHECGGNGAEASPRGCFGDLRTAEAHSEGGRRGQDAAVTAAGERSLGVTVGGVMMKPVGLQEKGNRYPVYCALQPRRPVCRKRKRSTFPAFGKEVCCIDHSMCPVPSTFHQEPICCECLAKFGGHLPVPRAKAELPYWVPLSLRPQNQIQKMVRSYIPKTTKACLCPCHRFEGHLPMPRDQAVMPYWVPQVLRSYKKVVKRQQSFKGIAEAPLDVRSGYNRWRICGEGHHLLKWQQLQALHQPGPVASGRPEAPPAPLLPLNLSLLTLLHALLRVMEAIRQLFWV, from the exons ATGTCTCTCCTGTTCACAGAGTTCCACAATTCTATTGGAAGGCAAGCTCCCACGGGCTGCCATGAGTGTGGAGGAAACGGTGCGGAGGCCTCTCCTAGAGGATGCTTTGGTGATCTCAGG ACTGCAGAAGCTCAcagtgaaggagggaggagaggccaAGACGCTGCTGTCACAGCCGCCGGAGAGAGAAGTCTAGGTGTCACGGTTGGTGGGGTGATGATGAAGCCTGTGGGCCTACAGGAAAAGG gGAACAGATACCCCGTCTACTGTGCCCTGCAGCCCCGCAGGCCCGTCTGCAGGAAACG GAAAAGAAGCACATTTCCAGCCTTTGGGAAAGAAGTGTGTTGCATCGATCATTCG ATGTGCCCTGTCCCCAGCACTTTTCATCAAGAGCCCATCTGCTGTGAGTGCTTGGCCAAATTTGGGGGACACCTGCCAGTGCCCAGGGCTAAGGCAGAACTGCCTTACTGGGTCCCTCTCTCCTTGAGACCCCAAAATCAG ATCCAAAAGATGGTCCGGTCTTATATTCCCAAAACCACCAAGGCGTGCCTCTGCCCATGCCACCGCTTTGAGGGCCACCTCCCGATGCCTAGGGATCAGGCTGTGATGCCCTACTGGGTGCCCCAGGTCCTGAGGTCTTACAAGAAG GTGGTGAAAAGGCAGCAGAGTTTTAAAGGCATCGCAG AAGCTCCTCTGGATGTGCGCTCCGGGTACAACCGCTGGCGGATCTGTGGCGAAGGGCACCATCTCCTCAAGTGGCAGCAGCTCCAGGCTCTTCACCAGCCTGGGCCAGTGGCCTCGGGGCGGCCAGaagcccccccagcccccctcctgcccctcaaCCTCAGCCTCCTGACACTCCTCCATGCTCTGCTGAGGGTCATGGAGGCCATCCG cCAGCTTTTTTGGGTATGA
- the C20H16orf95 gene encoding uncharacterized protein C16orf95 homolog isoform X2: MSLLFTEFHNSIGRQAPTGCHECGGNGAEASPRGCFGDLRTAEAHSEGGRRGQDAAVTAAGERSLGVTVGGVMMKPVGLQEKGNRYPVYCALQPRRPVCRKRKRSTFPAFGKEVCCIDHSMCPVPSTFHQEPICCECLAKFGGHLPVPRAKAELPYWVPLSLRPQNQIQKMVRSYIPKTTKACLCPCHRFEGHLPMPRDQAVMPYWVPQVLRSYKKVVKRQQSFKGIAAPLDVRSGYNRWRICGEGHHLLKWQQLQALHQPGPVASGRPEAPPAPLLPLNLSLLTLLHALLRVMEAIRQLFWV, from the exons ATGTCTCTCCTGTTCACAGAGTTCCACAATTCTATTGGAAGGCAAGCTCCCACGGGCTGCCATGAGTGTGGAGGAAACGGTGCGGAGGCCTCTCCTAGAGGATGCTTTGGTGATCTCAGG ACTGCAGAAGCTCAcagtgaaggagggaggagaggccaAGACGCTGCTGTCACAGCCGCCGGAGAGAGAAGTCTAGGTGTCACGGTTGGTGGGGTGATGATGAAGCCTGTGGGCCTACAGGAAAAGG gGAACAGATACCCCGTCTACTGTGCCCTGCAGCCCCGCAGGCCCGTCTGCAGGAAACG GAAAAGAAGCACATTTCCAGCCTTTGGGAAAGAAGTGTGTTGCATCGATCATTCG ATGTGCCCTGTCCCCAGCACTTTTCATCAAGAGCCCATCTGCTGTGAGTGCTTGGCCAAATTTGGGGGACACCTGCCAGTGCCCAGGGCTAAGGCAGAACTGCCTTACTGGGTCCCTCTCTCCTTGAGACCCCAAAATCAG ATCCAAAAGATGGTCCGGTCTTATATTCCCAAAACCACCAAGGCGTGCCTCTGCCCATGCCACCGCTTTGAGGGCCACCTCCCGATGCCTAGGGATCAGGCTGTGATGCCCTACTGGGTGCCCCAGGTCCTGAGGTCTTACAAGAAG GTGGTGAAAAGGCAGCAGAGTTTTAAAGGCATCGCAG CTCCTCTGGATGTGCGCTCCGGGTACAACCGCTGGCGGATCTGTGGCGAAGGGCACCATCTCCTCAAGTGGCAGCAGCTCCAGGCTCTTCACCAGCCTGGGCCAGTGGCCTCGGGGCGGCCAGaagcccccccagcccccctcctgcccctcaaCCTCAGCCTCCTGACACTCCTCCATGCTCTGCTGAGGGTCATGGAGGCCATCCG cCAGCTTTTTTGGGTATGA